In a single window of the Danio aesculapii chromosome 20, fDanAes4.1, whole genome shotgun sequence genome:
- the calm1b gene encoding calmodulin-1b, translated as MADQLTEEQIAEFKEAFSLFDKDGDGTITTKELGTVMRSLGQNPTEAELQDMINEVDADGNGTIDFPEFLTMMARKMKDTDSEEEIREAFRVFDKDGNGYISAAELRHVMTNLGEKLTDEEVDEMIREADIDGDGQVNYEEFVQMMTAK; from the exons ATG GCTGATCAGTTAACAGAGGAGCAAATCGCAG AGTTCAAGGAGGCTTTCTCCTTATTCGACAAAGATGGAGACGGCACCATCACAACCAAAGAGCTGGGCACCGTCATGCGGTCGCTGGGTCAGAACCCTACAGAGGCAGAGCTGCAGGACATGATCAATGAGGTGGACGCTGACG GAAACGGAACCATAGATTTCCCAGAGTTCCTGACCATGATGGCCAGGAAAATGAAGGACACAGACAGCGAGGAGGAGATTCGCGAAGCCTTTCGGGTATTTGACAAG GATGGTAATGGCTACATCAGTGCTGCAGAGCTGCGTCACGTAATGACAAACCTGGGCGAGAAGCTGACAGATGAGGAGGTGGACGAGATGATCAGAGAAGCCGACATTGATGGAGATGGACAAGTGAACTATGAAG AGTTTGTACAGATGATGACCGCAAAGTGA